ACGTACTAACGAAAAATATCATCCTGTTGAAACCCTATTTtgtatgcaaaaatttattatataattatatatacaacgtTCGAGTAGAAAAAAGCAAGAATTGTTTTTAACAGGCACAAAATTGTCTATGTATGTACattcttgtaatataatacaagataAAGTCTTTCTGTacgattttaaattacaatattaatccGAATCAGACTCACTGGAATCACATTCACTATCGTCTGTTTTCTGGTCAGCACAGTACCTATTCATATTTACAAAGAGCTCATCATCGTCACACGTTGTATAATTTGTTGCTATCGACTGTCCGTTTCTCTTTGGATCTTCATTGAATTCCGGTGGCCAACAATTCTGAGCACGATACCATTTTATATGATCCTGAAAAcgtataaacattattaataaaaaataaattttttaaacaaattgcaacagaatttgaatttgacttttttaatgtctcataattttattgatatttgaattagaattttttttgtagaaaatgatAGAGAGAAGAAACCACGAAAATAACTATAAACGATGAATTACCTTTGTGAGTATCTTGACAATTTCGCCTTTAACTTTTTTGCCTTCCTTGATTGGCTCGATAACAATATAGTCACCCCTCTTTACCCAGATGTTCTGTCTAAATTTAGTAGGCATCGAGACAATGAATTGCTCCCCGGAGGAAGTGACAACTTCGTGAAGATTATGACCACGGGCTTGAACGATTCGTACGATAGCTTGCGAATCCGTGGGAAGACTCATATCATTAAGCTcttgaaaaacatatttacgTTTCGTCGCTATAGAAGATGACATTGTGCTctgtaaaaaactaaattaaaggaatattataatttttattgcctTTCTTCttcattaacttttttttttttaattaaataattctttgcaTTCTCAAAGATCatgatacaaaattaatttcttttaatttaaataggtTTATGAGAGCGTGGTGTTTTTTCAATGATTGAATCCTCTGTTGGCTTAAGTTTACGACTTTTCGCGTCATGCCACCAGCCTAGAGAGCCAGCAGATTTTTCCAAAGCGGCCCATACGTCTAAACTCTCGCCGGGCGATACTTCGTATCCGTTCAGCAGGCCATGAGGATTCGACGGGGTCTTGCAATCGTGAGCGGACTCTTTGCGAAGAACAGTATCGACTTCCACGGCGGTAAAAAACGCCACTGACATCGGCAGATCTTTCATGTCTAGTCGAGAGGCGCAGAACGATCTTGTCAATAAATTGGTCACGTGCATTGCCAGTGCGGCGTTGTACTTGTACCTAGACGGGACCAGATATCTCACTTCGTCGTGAAACGACAAACAGAATCTCGCGTTGTCTCTCATTAACCATCTCATGCAGACCAACATCAAGTGAAGAAAGTCCACCGCGCCGCTCTGCACAACCCAATTAATCTTGGTGGGCAAGAACTTGTCGTCGTTATCGGTATTGGTGATCTCCAGGGCGCGACTCAATCTGGCGTTGAGAAACGGCGTGACTGGATGTTTACTGCTAGCAATCTGCTCCAACCGATTGAACATGGCCGATTCCGAGCCGTCCATCCATTCGGACTTCTGGAACATGTCTTCCAACGTTTTTCCATGCAACTTTGCAATCTGATATGCTTGGTAAAATGTGTAAGGCTTATCTTCCAAGTCATTATTGACAAATTCAGCCTTTAGTCGAAACACCTTTTTACCCTTGGTCAAGGCAAACATTTTGCGCGACTTAGAAGCAGCCTCGGTGTCGGTCATAGATGGATTGAACTGTTTCAACAGTCGCTCGGCGAATTTCTGACCGGCACCGTAGATCCGTGCGTAGTTGATGACCTTGGCGTGGTCGCGTGAGATACCGATGGCCTTAGCGGTGACGCTGTGCATGTCCGTGCCATTGGATTTAGTGCCAATCAGAGTCATCCAGCTAAAAGGCGTTGCTCCgtgaatacttttataatgCGCGTCTCCGATGATCGAGGCAATCCACAACTCTTGGCTATCTACGTCGGCACcaacaatattatatcctGGCGGCGCTTGAACCATGCATCTCAACTCGGAACCGATTCGTTCGACGTGTGCGTTTGACGCTGTCATCCACGTGGGTTCGACGGCACGTCGCGTTAAAGTACCTGAAACGACTACTTGAGGTATTATCGCGCCGTAACGTGTATGTTTCTTGATCCTCTTGACACTAGCGGGCAGAGAATGGTCGTCTAACCATATCACCAGCTGCGACATGATCCTATCACGATTGTTTCGCCAGTAGGACAACATACGGGCGATTTTCAGCACCTCCGCGGCACTGACGTCCAAACCGGCGAGTACGTTCTCGGAAAACTTATTGAGAAAATCCTTAGCGAGCGGGTTACCAACGTTATGACCAGCACCATCCTTGTGTGGTAACTTGAAGAAGTAACAACAGTCGTCGATGTCGACGTTGCACCACACACTGGTGCCCTTGTATATCTTATCATCCGGCCCGTTCTGCTTCTTCTTAAACCGCCAGAATTCCGTTTTGTGAAGATCGTTCTGCACGTCTGTCCTTAAAGTGGACATTGCATCCTCCGATGTGTCCCTAGATCTGTTGGATGCTGGCAAAGGGCAGTGCGCTAAAAGATACTTCAGTGGAAGTTTAGTCTCAATATTGGGATCATCGTTGTAAGGCACCAGAATTCCCCAACCatgatcttttatataatgcaaCGGATATTTTTCCCATGTCAGATTTAACAGTTTAGGAACTACTTGCATAGACGTGCTGATGTTTTGCGGACCTGGTATCCAATCTTCATCGTTTGGTTTAGAACAGAGTTTTCTATACCAGGCTGGATATCCTGGCATATGGGGCATTCTGACAGGTAATAAATGTCTAGTCTCTTCCAAATAAGCAAATTCCTTGGCCAGAGAatcctcctcttcttcttcgtcaTCTGATAAATATCTCTTATTGTCTGACTGTTCTTTCACATTTTCTTTTGTCTCTACATTGGCAAGTTTTGCTTTTGTTGGAAATACTTTATTCTTCATCTTAATTTCCTGCGTACTCCAATCTTGATCCCACATCCATAAATCTTCTTTATACTTCTCATCATGCATGAGATGGCAAACGGCGTCGGCTCTCTTAGCAAGAGTAAATTTCGCTTCGTAATTTAAATCGTCAAAAGTGGATTCTGATTCCTCCAAGTATCTCTGCCAATTAGAATTCACTGGCAAGTATGCTGAGCCAAGTTCTAACATTCCAGCTAGAGTAACAGGATGAGGAAACCTCTCTTGAAAAAGTGGAAATAAAGTGCGTAGAACATTGTGAGTGGCAACAGCATCAGAGGCACAATAAGTCATCaacatatcaaaattatttttaacatcttcgATAGTACCTTCGACAAATATGTCTCTTGACTTCTTACTTATCTCATAACCACAATACAATTTATGCACTTCTACCAAACTGTTCAACGATGTATTAGATTGCCAACTATCCTTTTCCAAATCAgcttttttagataataataatgatcttTGGTAGCTATTAAGACCGCTGACACATACATGTAATGACATAGTATCAAGAAAACGACTTCCTGTACAATTCATCCAATATTGCTCTTTAATTCTGCTTCTGTCGTATGACACGTTGTGACCTACGATAATCTTTGGTTTCTTCTGATGTTGATTCAATTTGTGTCCATGTTCATCTCTGTTACTTTCCATAGGAACAAGCATATTTGGTATAAACAATTGTGTGTCAAACATCTGACTGGTACCTTGCACCAAAGAATTTGATACCCAACTATACCAGGCTTTATTACTGACTGCAGTAGCGAGAGTAGGCAAAGGACCCTGTTCCATGCAAACCTCAATATCAAAAACTACTCCATCTTCCAACGGATAATCGACACTTTTCATTCTACCATCTGCTGTATATCTAGTC
This sequence is a window from Anoplolepis gracilipes chromosome 10, ASM4749672v1, whole genome shotgun sequence. Protein-coding genes within it:
- the LOC140670715 gene encoding probable RNA-binding protein EIF1AD isoform X2; translation: MSSSIATKRKYVFQELNDMSLPTDSQAIVRIVQARGHNLHEVVTSSGEQFIVSMPTKFRQNIWVKRGDYIVIEPIKEGKKVKGEIVKILTKDHIKWYRAQNCWPPEFNEDPKRNGQSIATNYTTCDDDELFVNMNRYCADQKTDDSECDSRFQQDDIFR
- the LOC140670715 gene encoding probable RNA-binding protein EIF1AD isoform X3, which produces MSSSIATKRKYVFQELNDMSLPTDSQAIVRIVQARGHNLHEVVTSSGEQFIVSMPTKFRQNIWVKRGDYIVIEPIKEGKKVKGEIVKILTKDHIKWYRAQNCWPPEFNEDPKRNGQSIATNYTTCDDDELFVNMNRYCADQKTDDSECDSSESDSD
- the LOC140670715 gene encoding probable RNA-binding protein EIF1AD isoform X4 produces the protein MSSSIATKRKYVFQELNDMSLPTDSQAIVRIVQARGHNLHEVVTSSGEQFIVSMPTKFRQNIWVKRGDYIVIEPIKEGKKVKGEIVKILTKDHIKWYRAQNCWPPEFNEDPKRNGQSIATNYTTCDDDELFVNMNRYCADQKTDDSECDSRSSFVR
- the LOC140670715 gene encoding probable RNA-binding protein EIF1AD isoform X1: MSSSIATKRKYVFQELNDMSLPTDSQAIVRIVQARGHNLHEVVTSSGEQFIVSMPTKFRQNIWVKRGDYIVIEPIKEGKKVKGEIVKILTKDHIKWYRAQNCWPPEFNEDPKRNGQSIATNYTTCDDDELFVNMNRYCADQKTDDSECDSTETNLDTKQLQF
- the Tam gene encoding DNA polymerase subunit gamma-1, mitochondrial — protein: MRLKVHLINTCIRHKCTNMQDGTRTIFKKSQRKRVRLKSAQDGKFHREDSTSKNVAQPALNSIYNTPTIPDNFEVGFCKLFQGASNKSDINVQVSKELKVNKNVNLNVELKTHNVSVQMTGLSHQQLIQTDVQKLKEPENSTNVDMNTNLRKDTRINEVNMQMLPKSLHEQLFKKDNKQECLSEKEINSIKKNLSTYGINVEDATRLPDINLKLPRLEGKDIEEHFYNIGRVQVQPYLKIINEIIKDIPEMPKQWLFKEGWTRYTADGRMKSVDYPLEDGVVFDIEVCMEQGPLPTLATAVSNKAWYSWVSNSLVQGTSQMFDTQLFIPNMLVPMESNRDEHGHKLNQHQKKPKIIVGHNVSYDRSRIKEQYWMNCTGSRFLDTMSLHVCVSGLNSYQRSLLLSKKADLEKDSWQSNTSLNSLVEVHKLYCGYEISKKSRDIFVEGTIEDVKNNFDMLMTYCASDAVATHNVLRTLFPLFQERFPHPVTLAGMLELGSAYLPVNSNWQRYLEESESTFDDLNYEAKFTLAKRADAVCHLMHDEKYKEDLWMWDQDWSTQEIKMKNKVFPTKAKLANVETKENVKEQSDNKRYLSDDEEEEEDSLAKEFAYLEETRHLLPVRMPHMPGYPAWYRKLCSKPNDEDWIPGPQNISTSMQVVPKLLNLTWEKYPLHYIKDHGWGILVPYNDDPNIETKLPLKYLLAHCPLPASNRSRDTSEDAMSTLRTDVQNDLHKTEFWRFKKKQNGPDDKIYKGTSVWCNVDIDDCCYFFKLPHKDGAGHNVGNPLAKDFLNKFSENVLAGLDVSAAEVLKIARMLSYWRNNRDRIMSQLVIWLDDHSLPASVKRIKKHTRYGAIIPQVVVSGTLTRRAVEPTWMTASNAHVERIGSELRCMVQAPPGYNIVGADVDSQELWIASIIGDAHYKSIHGATPFSWMTLIGTKSNGTDMHSVTAKAIGISRDHAKVINYARIYGAGQKFAERLLKQFNPSMTDTEAASKSRKMFALTKGKKVFRLKAEFVNNDLEDKPYTFYQAYQIAKLHGKTLEDMFQKSEWMDGSESAMFNRLEQIASSKHPVTPFLNARLSRALEITNTDNDDKFLPTKINWVVQSGAVDFLHLMLVCMRWLMRDNARFCLSFHDEVRYLVPSRYKYNAALAMHVTNLLTRSFCASRLDMKDLPMSVAFFTAVEVDTVLRKESAHDCKTPSNPHGLLNGYEVSPGESLDVWAALEKSAGSLGWWHDAKSRKLKPTEDSIIEKTPRSHKPI